Genomic segment of Coffea eugenioides isolate CCC68of unplaced genomic scaffold, Ceug_1.0 ScVebR1_3296;HRSCAF=4489, whole genome shotgun sequence:
aatttgttattgattAACACTTGAAGTATTGGTAGTTGTTGCACTCGAATAACGAAGAGGAGGCAATTGCATTCTGCGAGTCTTCATCCGTTGAAAACGCTGCAATATTTGCTCATTTTCAATTGTTGCAAAAATATCCTTCTCGATGTATACAACCAGACAGTCATTCATCCACTCGTCTCCCATTTTGTTGCGCAAATCAGTCTTGACAATATTCATTGCAGAAAATACTCTTTCAACAGAAGCAGTCGCAACTGGTAGAACTAATGCCAACTGGATCAGACGATAAACCAACGGAAAAACTGTATTTTTACCAGTTTTAACCATTTGTTGAGCAAGACTTCCCAAATCTCCAACTTCTGAAAATTGAGGATCGCGTTGCacattataaatataatttcgAAGTTGAGACTCAAGATATAAATAATCGTTACTTGAGAAGTCTTCAGGATATAAATCAGCAAGACGGAGTAGTTTCTGCACATTGAATTGAGAGAAAGAACTTTTTGGATCAAGACATGCTATGCAACTAAGCAATTCCGTGCTAACTTCCGAGAAACGATTATTCATCTCTTGTATAATTAAATCAACAACCTGACAtcacaacaataataaaattaataactaaGAAAATCTGCTAACAAGTAACAAATGTaatgaaataataatttcaaaaataataccTCACAAAAAATTTCCACGCGATAATGATGAAAATTAGTGATGGTTTGACCTCTGCGACTGCGCCTGGCATTGCCACGGATTGCTATACTGTCTTCCATATCAATCACGGGAATCATATTCAACTCACAAAAATTGTTGACTTCATCTAAAATTATTTGCCATCCCTCTTCCCTAAAGTCTTGCAATTGAGATTTCATAGTATCAATCAAACTCATGGCTTGGACAATATTTTGATCCCTTTGTTGCAAAACAAGTGACAAGTCATTTGTGATTCCCAATAAATACTTCATCAGGTGCAATGCAAAAACAAACTCATAATCATTCATTCTATCAATCAAACCCCTGGCCATACCTCTATTGTCAGAAGTGGTGGCATCATCTTGTATATTTCCCAATATTCCAATCACCGAAGCCCACATAGAGGATAGACGAAGTAATGTTAGATAGTGTGATCCCCAACGAGTATCCCCTGGTCTTGCTAAactagtttcttgatttttgccTTTTCCACTAATAATATCTCCACTGTCTAAAAGTGTAACAATCTTATCATGTTCTATTTGTCTTAATTGATCTCTCCTTTTACATGATGCTCCAGTTAAATTGACAATCATAGAGACATAGACAAAGAATTCACTGACAATGATATTTCCCTtagcaacaacaacaataactAACTGGAGTTGGTGAGCAAAACAGTGAATATACATCGCATAGGGATTTTCTTGTAATATAAGGGCCTTCAAACCATTGAACTCACCTCGCATATTTGAAGCTCCATCATATCCTTGACCTCTCAATTTGGATAATGATAATCCGTGTTGCGCGAATAAAGAATCAATTGCATCTTTCAAAAAAAGAGATGTGGTGTCAGACACATGTACAATTGCAAGGAAACGTTCAATCACACGCCCTTCTTTGTTCACATATCTCAAAACAACTCCCATTTGCTCTTTCACTGAACTGTCTCGAGACTCATCAACTATTAGGGAAAAATAATTGTCTCCAATATCACTGATTATAACACTTGTGATCTCTGAGGCACAAGCATGTGCCATATCTTTTTGAATCATTGGAGAAGTTAGTTGATTATTTGCAGGAGCATTTTGATTTACAACCTCAAAAATCTCAGTATTTCGCTGGCTATACCACTcaaacaattcaagaaaattgcCTCTATTTGAAGAACTAGTTGACTCATCATTTCCACGAAAAGCCAATCCTTGCTTCAAAAGAAAGCGGGTCACATCCAGAGCAGCAGTTAAACGGGTGCGATATGCAATATCTATTTCGCGCCCACAAGATCGTAGCACATTTGACACACTATGCCTTTGATCTTGAAAACTTTCAAACTGTATTCTAGCATCATTATGGCAACTATTCACAGCTCCAATATGTTCATTAAATCTTTCCATTGCCTTTTTCCAATTATTGAATCCCGTTTTTGTAAAGGCATCCTCTGCATATCGACCTCCcttattttgtgttttgaaaAGAAAGCACCAAAAGCAAAACGCCGCATCTTTCGATATGCTATACTCTAACCATACAAACTTTTGATACCAACTATCTTGGAAACTTCTATGTTGTTTACCAAATGATGTTTTTGGATACATATGGCCAATCGGTTGGCAAGGTCCCCTAGTCAAATACTCTCTTCGGACATGGTCTCGAAGAGAAATATCAAATTTCTCAACTGATTTTCGTAATCTCGGATCACTAACAATATCATTTAAATTCAATTCCACACAAGATTGATTTTGAACTGGTTCACTAATATTAGGCTCATTTGAAGATTCACCACTACGGACTCGTTTAGGTTTAAAGAATCTCTCCATTTTCTGTCACAATTAAATAATTGTggttaaattcaataaaattatgcaattcaataatcaattaatttaaaattcatataaatAATTCTTTAATTTAATAATAAATTCATATTACTTATATTTCTCAATTTATAAAATTCATTatataaaattatcaaaaagttaaaataaggtACAACTAAATACCCATATAATCTCTAATTCAATctcataaaattttgaatttatatttacattcaaaatttctaattcacataattaattcttaaaatttcaaatataaaactaacaaaattttaaaaactaaataCAACCTAAAATCTATACAATttctaaactaatttctaatttaaatttaatatcattaaattttttaatgtaaTCTTTCAAATTCTTAAATTACATTAacataaactaaataaaaattaatcttaatcaaattaatatcaagatactcaaaattcaaaaataatttaaacatataattaacaaaaatataaagatgaatattgtaatttaaaccaaaaaacTAACCTAAAAGATTTATGTGAATGGAATGGTGGAGAGTTGGAGTCTTGGAGCCTTGAATTGAAGGCTTGAAGCAGGATGGTAGAATCTCAACTGAAgcttcttggagttcttggagcCTGGCGTCTTCTTCTTGGAGTTGGAGTCTTGTTTGCCCTTTGGCACTGGCGGCGTGCTTTTGCATCAGATGAAGCCCTAAGGCTTCATctgatgtattttttttttcccctcattatacAAAACGACGCCGTTCCACTAAAAGtgaaacgacgtcgttttgtatttagagggcaaaaaaaaaaatttcaaaatgaaatggGTCATCTTCTTCCTCAACAGTCAGCACGGCAGCGGCTTTCCAGCTCTTCTTCACTTCCTCTGCAGCATTCATGGAGCCATGGAGGATGGTAGATCTGGATCACCGTGGGGGGGCTGGGCTGGCCGCCGGaatcccctatatatagggggttttccggcggcttgggggggggcttaagcccccccttaaatccgtggctgccagggacggagccagaaatttatttttgggggggctgaagtgtattaaaaatttttttttatgacgaaataaatatatttaataagtaaaatttagaatcaataattataaaaataataaaaacatataattatacatacccaaaaatttgttattgattAACACTTGAAGTATTGGTAGTTGTTGCCCTCGAATAACGAAGAGGAGGCAATTGCATTCTGCGAGTCTTCATCCGTTGAAAACGCTGCAATATTTGCTCATTTTCAATTGTTGCAAAAATATCCTTCTCGATGTATACAACCAGACAGTCATTCATCCACTCGTCTCCCATTTTGTTGCGCAAATCAGTCTTGACAATATTCATTGCAGAAAATACTCTTTCAACAGAAGCAGTCGCAACTGGTAGAACTAATGCCAACTGGATCAGACGATAAACCAATGGAAAAACTGTATTTTTACCAGTTTTAACCATTTGTTGAGCAAGACTTCCCAAATCTCCAACTTCTGAAAATTGAGGATCGCGTTGCacattataaatataatttcgAAGTTGAGACTCAAGATATAAATAATCGTTACTTGAGAAGTCTTCAGGATATAAATCAGCAAGACGGAGTAGTTTCTGCACATTGAATTGAGAGAAAGAACTTTTTGGATCAAGACATGCAATGCAACTAAGCAATTCCGTGCTAACTTCCGAGAAACGATTATTCATCTCTTGTATAATTAAATCAACAACCTGACATCACAACAATGATAAAATTAATAACTAAGAAAATCTGCTAACAAGTAACAAATGTaatgaaataataatttcaaaaataataccTCACAAAAAATTTCCACGCGATAATGATGAAAATTAGTGATGGTTTGACCTCTGCGACTGCGCCTGGCATTGCCACGGATTGCTATACTGTCTTCCATATCAATCACGGGAATCATATTCAACTCACAAAAATTGTTGACTTCATCTAAAATTATTTGCCATCCCTCTTCCCTAAAGTCTTGCAATTGAGATTTCATAGTATCAATCAAACTCATGGCTTGGACAATATTTTGATCCCTTTGTTGCAAAACAAGTGACAAGTCATTTGTGATTCCCAATAAATACTTCATCAGGTGCAATGCAAAAACAAACTCATAATCATTCATTCTATCAATCAAACCCCTGGCCATACCTCTATTGTCAGAAGTGGTGGCATCATCTTGTATATTTCCCAATATTCCAATCACCGAAGCCCACATAGAGGATAGACGAAGTAATGTTAGATAGTGTGATCCCCAACGAGTATCCCCTGGTCTTGCTAAactagtttcttgatttttgccTTTTCCACTAATAATATCTCCACTGTCTAAAAGTGTAACAATCTTATCATGTTCTATTTGTCTTAATTGATCTCTCCTTTTACATGATGCTCCAGTTAAATTGACAATCATAGAGACATAGACAAAGAATTCACTGACAATGATATTTCCCTtagcaacaacaacaataactAACTGGAGCTGGTGAGCAAAACAGTGAATATACATCGCATAGGGATTTTCTTGTAATATAAGGGCCTTCAAACCATTGAACTCACCTCGCATATTTGAAGCTCCATCATATCCTTGACCTCTCAATTTGGATAATGATAATCCGTGTTGCGCGAATAAAGAATCAATTGCATCTTTCAAAAAATGAGATGTGGTGTCAGACACGTGTACAATTGCAAGGAAACGTTCAATCACACGCCCTTCTTTGTTCACATATCTCAAAACAACTCCCATTTGCTCTTTCACTGAACTGTCTCGAGACTCATCAACTATTAGGGAAAAATAATTGTCTCCAATATCACTGATTATAACACTTGTGATCTCTGAGGCACAAGCATGTGCCATATCTTTTTGAATCATTGGAGAAGTTAGTTGATTATTTGCAGGAGCATTTTGATTTACAACCTCAAAAATCTCAGTATTTCGCTGGCTATACCACTcaaacaattcaagaaaattgcCTCTATTTGAAGAACTAGTTGACTCATCATTTCCACGAAAAGCCAATCCTTGCTTCAAAAGAAAGCGGGTCACATCCAGAGCAGCAGTTAAACGGGTGCGATATGCAATATCTATTTCGCGCCCACAAGATCGTAGCACATTTGACACACTATGCCTTTGATCTTGAAAACTTTCAAACTGTATTCTAGCATCATTATGGCAACTATTCACAGCTCCAATATGTTCATTAAATCTTTCCATTGCCTTTTTCCAATTATTGAATCCCATTTTTGTAAAGGCATCCTCTGCATATCGACCTCCcttattttgtgttttgaaaAGAAAGCACCAAAAGCAAAACGCCGCATCTTTCGATATGCTATACTCTAACCATACAAACTTTTGATACCAACTATCTTGGAAACTTCTATGTTGTTTACCAAATGATGTTTTTGGATACATATGGCCAATCGGTTGGCAAGGTCCCCTAGTCAAATACTCTCTTCGGACATGGTCTCGAAGAGAAATATCAAATTTCTCAACTGATTTTCGTAATCTCGGATCACTAACAATATCATTTAAATTCAATTCCACACAAGATTGATTTTGAACTGGTTCACTAATATTAGGCTCATTTGAAGATTCACCACTACGGACTCGTTTAGGTTTAAAGAATCTCTCCATTTTCTGTCACAATTAAATAATTGTggttaaattcaataaaattatgcaattcaataatcaattaatttaaaattcatataaatAATTCTTTAATTTAATAATAAATTCATATTACTTATATTTCTCAATTTATAAAATTCATTatataaaattatcaaaaagttaaaataaggtACAACTAAATACCCATATAATCTCTAATTCAATctcataaaattttgaatttatatttacattcaaaatttctaattcacataattaattcttaaaatttcaaatataaaactaacaaaattttaaaaactaaataCAACCTAAAATCTATACAATttctaaactaatttctaatttaaatttaatatcattaaattttttaatgtaaTCTTTCAAATTCTTAAATTACATTAACgtaaactaaataaaaattaatcttaatcaaattaatatcaagatactcaaaattcaaaaataatttaaacatataattaacaaaaatataaagatgaatattgtaatttaaaccaaaaaacTAACCTAAAAGATTTATGTGAATGGAATGGTGGAGAGTTGGAGTCTTGGAGCCTTGAATTGAAGGCTTGAAGCAGGATGGTAGAATCTCAACTGAAgcttcttggagttcttggagcCTGGCGTCTTCTTCTTGGAGTTGGAGTCTTGTTTGCCCTTTGGCACTGGCGGCGTGCTTTTGCATCAGATGAAGCCCTAAGGCTTCATctgatgtattttttttttcccctcattatacAAAACGACGCCGTTCCACTAAAAGtgaaacgacgtcgttttgtatttagagggcaaaaaaaaaaatttcaaaatgaaatggGTCATCTTCTTCCTCAACAGTCAGCACGGCAGCGGCTTTCCAGCTCTTCTTCACTTCCTCTGCAGCATTCATGGAGCCATGGAGGATGGTAGATCTGGATCACCGTGGGGGGGCTGGGCTGGCCGCCGGaatcccctatatatagggggttttccggcggcttgggggggggcttaagcccccccttaaatccgtggctgccagggacggagccagaaatttatttttgggggggctgaagtgtattaaaaatttttttttatgacgaaataaatatatttaataagtaaaatttagaatcaataattataaaaataataaaaacatataattatacatacccaaaaatttgttattgattAACACTTGAAGTATTGGTAGTTGTTGCCCTCGAATAACGAAGAGGAGGCAATTGCATTCTGCGAGTCTTCATCCGTTGAAAACGCTGCAATATTTGCTCATTTTCAATTGTTGCAAAAATATCCTTCTCGATGTATACAACCAGACAGTCATTCATCCACTCGTCTCCCATTTTGTTGCGCAAATCAGTCTTGACAATATTCATTGCAGAAAATACTCTTTCAACAGAAGCAGTCGCAACTGGTAGAACTAATGCCAACTGGATCAGACGATAAACCAATGGAAAAACTGTATTTTTACCAGTTTTAACCATTTGTTGAGCAAGACTTCCCAAATCTCCAACTTCTGAAAATTGAGGATCGCGTTGCacattataaatataatttcgAAGTTGAGACTCAAGATATAAATAATCGTTACTTGAGAAGTCTTCAGGATATAAATCAGCAAGACGGAGTAGTTTCTGCACATTGAATTGAGAGAAAGAACTTTTTGGATCAAGACATGCAATGCAACTAAGCAATTCCGTGCTAACTTCCGAGAAACGATTATTCATCTCTTGTATAATTAAATCAACAACCTGACATCACAACAATGATAAAATTAATAACTAAGAAAATCTGCTAACAAGTAACAAATGTaatgaaataataatttcaaaaataataccTCACAAAAAATTTCCACGCGATAATGATGAAAATTAGTGATGGTTTGACCTCTGCGACTGCGCCTGGCATTGCCACGGATTGCTATACTGTCTTCCATATCAATCACGGGAATCATATTCAACTCACAAAAATTGTTGACTTCATCTAAAATTATTTGCCATCCCTCTTCCCTAAAGTCTTGCAATTGAGATTTCATAGTATCAATCAAACTCATGGCTTGGACAATATTTTGATCCCTTTGTTGCAAAACAAGTGACAAGTCATTTGTGATTCCCAATAAATACTTCATCAGGTGCAATGCAAAAACAAACTCATAATCATTCATTCTATCAATCAAACCCCTGGCCATACCTCTATTGTCAGAAGTGGTGGCATCATCTTGTATATTTCCCAATATTCCAATCACCGAGGCCCACATAGAGGATAGACGAAGTAATGTTAGATAGTGTGATCCCCAACGAGTATCCCCTGGTCTTGCTAAactagtttcttgatttttgccTTTTCCACTAATAATATCTCCACTGTCTAAAAGTGTAACAATCTTATCATGTTCTATTTGTCTTAATTGATCTCTCCTTTTACATGATGCTCCAGTTAAATTGACAATCATAGAGACATAGACAAAGAATTCACTGACAATGATATTTCCC
This window contains:
- the LOC113757768 gene encoding zinc finger MYM-type protein 1-like translates to MGFNNWKKAMERFNEHIGAVNSCHNDARIQFESFQDQRHSVSNVLRSCGREIDIAYRTRLTAALDVTRFLLKQGLAFRGNDESTSSSNRGNFLELFEWYSQRNTEIFEVVNQNAPANNQLTSPMIQKDMAHACASEITSVIISDIGDNYFSLIVDESRDSSVKEQMGVVLRYVNKEGRVIERFLAIVHVSDTTSHFLKDAIDSLFAQHGLSLSKLRGQGYDGASNMRGEFNGLKALILQENPYAMYIHCFAHQLQLVIVVVAKGNIIVSEFFVYVSMIVNLTGASCKRRDQLRQIEHDKIVTLLDSGDIISGKGKNQETSLARPGDTRWGSHYLTLLRLSSMWASVIGILGNIQDDATTSDNRGMARGLIDRMNDYEFVFALHLMKYLLGITNDLSLVLQQRDQNIVQAMSLIDTMKSQLQDFREEGWQIILDEVNNFCELNMIPVIDMEDSIAIRGNARRSRRGQTITNFHHYRVEIFCEVVDLIIQEMNNRFSEVSTELLSCIACLDPKSSFSQFNVQKLLRLADLYPEDFSSNDYLYLESQLRNYIYNVQRDPQFSEVGDLGSLAQQMVKTGKNTVFPLVYRLIQLALVLPVATASVERVFSAMNIVKTDLRNKMGDEWMNDCLVVYIEKDIFATIENEQILQRFQRMKTRRMQLPPLRYSRATTTNTSSVNQ
- the LOC113757767 gene encoding zinc finger MYM-type protein 1-like, which gives rise to MERFFKPKRVRSGESSNEPNISEPVQNQSCVELNLNDIVSDPRLRKSVEKFDISLRDHVRREYLTRGPCQPIGHMYPKTSFGKQHRSFQDSWYQKFVWLEYSISKDAAFCFWCFLFKTQNKGGRYAEDAFTKTGFNNWKKAMERFNEHIGAVNSCHNDARIQFESFQDQRHSVSNVLRSCGREIDIAYRTRLTAALDVTRFLLKQGLAFRGNDESTSSSNRGNFLELFEWYSQRNTEIFEVVNQNAPANNQLTSPMIQKDMAHACASEITSVIISDIGDNYFSLIVDESRDSSVKEQMGVVLRYVNKEGRVIERFLAIVHVSDTTSLFLKDAIDSLFAQHGLSLSKLRGQGYDGASNMRGEFNGLKALILQENPYAMYIHCFAHQLQLVIVVVAKGNIIVSEFFVYVSMIVNLTGASCKRRDQLRQIEHDKIVTLLDSGDIISGKGKNQETSLARPGDTRWGSHYLTLLRLSSMWASVIGILGNIQDDATTSDNRGMARGLIDRMNDYEFVFALHLMKYLLGITNDLSLVLQQRDQNIVQAMSLIDTMKSQLQDFREEGWQIILDEVNNFCELNMIPVIDMEDSIAIRGNARRSRRGQTITNFHHYRVEIFCEVVDLIIQEMNNRFSEVSTELLSCIACLDPKSSFSQFNVQKLLRLADLYPEDFSSNDYLYLESQLRNYIYNVQRDPQFSEVGDLGSLAQQMVKTGKNTVFPLVYRLIQLALVLPVATASVERVFSAMNIVKTDLRNKMGDEWMNDCLVVYIEKDIFATIENEQILQRFQRMKTRRMQLPPLRYSSATTTNTSSVNQ
- the LOC113757769 gene encoding zinc finger MYM-type protein 1-like; this translates as MERFFKPKRVRSGESSNEPNISEPVQNQSCVELNLNDIVSDPRLRKSVEKFDISLRDHVRREYLTRGPCQPIGHMYPKTSFGKQHRSFQDSWYQKFVWLEYSISKDAAFCFWCFLFKTQNKGGRYAEDAFTKTGFNNWKKAMERFNEHIGAVNSCHNDARIQFESFQDQRHSVSNVLRSCGREIDIAYRTRLTAALDVTRFLLKQGLAFRGNDESTSSSNRGNFLELFEWYSQRNTEIFEVVNQNAPANNQLTSPMIQKDMAHACASEITSVIISDIGDNYFSLIVDESRDSSVKEQMGVVLRYVNKEGRVIERFLAIVHVSDTTSLFLKDAIDSLFAQHGLSLSKLRGQGYDGASNMRGEFNGLKALILQENPYAMYIHCFAHQLQLVIVVVAKGNIIVSEFFVYVSMIVNLTGASCKRRDQLRQIEHDKIVTLLDSGDIISGKGKNQETSLARPGDTRWGSHYLTLLRLSSMWASVIGILGNIQDDATTSDNRGMARGLIDRMNDYEFVFALHLMKYLLGITNDLSLVLQQRDQNIVQAMSLIDTMKSQLQDFREEGWQIILDEVNNFCELNMIPVIDMEDSIAIRGNARRSRRGQTITNFHHYRVEIFCEVVDLIIQEMNNRFSEVSTELLSCIACLDPKSSFSQFNVQKLLRLADLYPEDFSSNDYLYLESQLRNYIYNVQRDPQFSEVGDLGSLAQQMVKTGKNTVFPLVYRLIQLALVLPVATASVERVFSAMNIVKTDLRNKMGDEWMNDCLVVYIEKDIFATIENEQILQRFQRMKTRRMQLPPLRYSRATTTNTSSVNQ